GAACGGGACCGTTCCTGCCAAGTGGAGACTCCCGGGGCTTTTCTACACGATGGACTGGAAATGCAAAAGTAGCGCGATGTCTTCGCACATGAAACTCGAGAACATGGAGACGATTGGCGAAGGCGATGTCCTCAAGTTCGTGGTCGGGAGCGTCGAGGACCTGGAAGAAACGGAATCCGTGGTGGAACGCCTCGCTGCCAAAAAATCCGCCCAGGCTTTACAGAAAAATTTACCCGATGGGGTTCCGCAAGGGATGCCCTCTATTTTCGTGTCGCCCGTATTCGGAAAACTTTCGAATGTGGAAATCGTGAACTGGATGCTCGCAAGCGACGTGATGGTTAAAAACGACGCACGGTTCCAGGTGCAGCTCCATAAGGTTGTCTGGGATCCGGACCTCCGCGGAGTGTAATCTGTTTGCCTTATCCCTTTAATGGCGACATCAGCCCGTGGGGCTGATTTTTTTATTTCCACTTTACATTTGCGCTCCTTTGGTCGATAATTATGTTAGAGACCTTCATAGAAAAAAGGAGACGTCATGAAACGGCTGATCGGTATCTTAACGGCGGCATACCTTGTCGCAGTAATTGCCTGCCCGCTTATTTTGTTAAAAAGCGGTTCCAAAGAATCGGAAGACGCCCCCAAAAAGGAACCGACAGTTGCATTGCAGGCTCCGGATTGCAAGGACTTATCCGATATAGCGGAGAAGGTGGATAAAATCTATTCCATGCTTGCTGCCATGAAAATGGAATACAGCCTGATTGGAAAAAGCGACCTGGAGCGGGTCAAGGCGGAAATCGCCATGCATGACGACGAATTGATTGAGTGCGACCCCACAAAAGAGAAAGGCTGTATGCAA
This window of the uncultured Fibrobacter sp. genome carries:
- a CDS encoding radical SAM protein, which produces MKVCEIFKSIEGEGIRTGLPAVFVRLHGCNLRCSYCDSMYAVEGSDYKTMDLQQVLEAVKGYGVKNVTLTGGEPLLHQGVAELLETLSREGFRVNVETNGTVPAKWRLPGLFYTMDWKCKSSAMSSHMKLENMETIGEGDVLKFVVGSVEDLEETESVVERLAAKKSAQALQKNLPDGVPQGMPSIFVSPVFGKLSNVEIVNWMLASDVMVKNDARFQVQLHKVVWDPDLRGV